A genomic segment from Bubalus bubalis isolate 160015118507 breed Murrah chromosome 5, NDDB_SH_1, whole genome shotgun sequence encodes:
- the LOC102397154 gene encoding prolargin encodes MRSSLCWLLTLLLILATEAQGQPTRRPRPRPRPRPRPRLRPTPSFPQPDEPTEPTDLPPPLPPGPPSVFPDCPRECYCPPDFPSALYCDSRNLRKVPVIPSRIHYLYLQNNFITELPVESFKNATGLRWINLDNNRIRKVDQRVLEKLPSLVFLYMEKNQLEEVPAALPRNLEQLRLSQNQISRIPPGVFSKLENLLLLDLQHNKLSDGVFKPDTFQGLKNLMQLNLAHNTLRKMPPKVPSAIHQLYLDSNRIEAIPSGYFKGFPNLAFIRLNYNQLSDRGLPKNSFNISNLLVLHLSHNRISSVPAISSRLEHLYLNNNSIEKINGTQICPNNIVAFHDFSSDLEHVPHLRYLRLDGNYLKPPIPLDLMMCFRLLQSVVI; translated from the exons ATGAGGTCATCCCTCTGCTGGCTCCTCACACTTCTCCTCATCTTGGCCACAGAGGCCCAAGGCCAGCCAACAAGACGACCGAGACCCAGACCGAGGCCTCGGCCCAGACCCAGACTCAGACCCACACCCAGCTTTCCACAGCCCGATGAGCCAACGGAGCCTACAGACCtgcctcccccactccccccagGCCCCCCGTCGGTCTTTCCTGACTGTCCCCGGGAGTGCTACTGCCCCCCTGACTTCCCGTCCGCCCTCTACTGTGACAGCCGCAACCTCCGAAAGGTCCCTGTCATCCCATCCCGCATCCATTACCTCTATCTCCAGAACAACTTCATCACTGAGCTCCCGGTGGAGTCCTTCAAGAATGCCACGGGCCTGAGGTGGATCAACCTGGACAACAACCGGATTCGAAAGGTGGACCAGAGGGTGCTGGAGAAACTCCCCAGCCTGGTGTTCCTCTACATGGAGAAGAACCAGCTCGAAGAGGTGCCCGCGGCCCTGCCCCGGAACTTGGAGCAGCTGAGGCTAAGCCAGAACCAGATCTCCAGGATCCCGCCCGGGGTCTTCAGCAAGCTggagaacctgctgctgctggacCTGCAGCACAACAAGCTGAGTGACGGCGTCTTCAAGCCCGACACCTTTCAGGGCCTCAAGAACCTCATGCAGCTCAACCTGGCCCACAACACCTTGAGGAAGATGCCCCCTAAGGTTCCCTCCGCCATCCACCAGCTCTACCTGGACAGCAACAGAATCGAGGCCATCCCCAGTGGGTACTTCAAGGGCTTCCCCAACCTGGCCTTCATCCGCCTCAACTACAACCAGCTCTCGGACCGGGGCCTCCCCAAGAACTCGTTCAACATCTCCAACCTGCTGGTGCTGCACCTGTCTCACAACAGGATCAGCAGCGTGCCCGCCATCAGCAGCAGGCTGGAGCACCTGTAcctcaacaacaacagcatcgAGA AAATCAATGGGACCCAAATTTGCCCCAACAATATAGTTGCCTTCCATGACTTCTCCTCGGATCTGGAGCACGTGCCGCACCTCCGCTACCTGCGGCTGGATGGGAACTACCTGAAGCCGCCCATCCCGCTGGACCTCATGATGTGCTTCCgcctgctgcagtccgtggtcATCTAG
- the OPTC gene encoding opticin, whose product MKLLALLSLLILMLQEARAASLSKEEREGDPYAILHLGDYVLSLDNYDEVIDPSNYDELIDYGDQLPQVKGTSLASLTRTHFTQSAEAARTLPSNPTVARPPTLGLLAAPANHGLPTCLICVCLGSSVYCDDADLENIPPLPQTTAYLYARFNRISHIRAGDFKGLTKLKRIDLSGNSISSIDDKALRLLPALRDLILPENKLVALPTLPTSIEVLDVRMNRLQSSGIQPEAFRALEKLQFLYLADNLLDAIPQSLPLSLRSLHLQNNMIETMQRDTFCDAEEHRHTRRQLEDIRLDGNPINLSLFPSAYFCLPRLPTGRFV is encoded by the exons ATGAAGCTCTTGGCCTTACTGAGCCTTCTGATCCTGATGCTGCAGGAAGCAAGAGCAGCATCTCTCtcaaaggaggagagggaaggcgATCCTTATGCCATTCTGCATCTGGGGGACTATGTCCTGAGCCTGGACAACTACGATGAGGTCATCGATCCAAGCAACTATGATGAGCTCATAGACTACGGGGACCAGCTCCCCCAG GTTAAAGGCACCAGCCTGGCTTCTCTCACCAGGACACATTTTACTCAGAGCGCAGAAGCTGCAAGGACACTCCCTTCAAACCCCACCGTGGCCAGGCCTCCGACACTAGGGCTGCTGGCTGCCCCGGCCAACCACG GCCTGCCGACCTGTCTGATCTGCGTGTGCCTTGGTTCCTCTGTGTACTGTGACGACGCGGACCTGGAGAACATCCCTCCTCTTCCGCAGACGACTGCCTACTTATACGCTCGGTTCAACCGCATCAGCCACATTCGGGCTGGAGACTTCAAAGGGCtga CAAAACTGAAGAGGATTGACCTCTCTGGcaattccatctcctccatcgATGACAAGGCCCTCCGCCTGCTGCCTGCTCTGCGGGATCTGATCCTCCCTGAGAACAAGCTCGTGGCACTACCCACACTGCCCACCAGCATTGAGGTCCTGGACGTCCGCATGAATCGGCTCCAGAGCTCAGGGATACAGCCTGAAGCCTTCAGG gcactGGAGAAGCTGCAGTTCCTCTACCTGGCCGATAACCTGCTGGACGCCATCCCCCAGTCCCTGCCCCTGAGCCTGCGTTCACTGCACCTGCAG AATAACATGATAGAGACCATGCAGAGGGACACCTTCTGTGACGCCGAGGAGCACAGACACACCAGGAGGCAGCTGGAAGACATCCGCCTGGACGGCAACCCCATCAACCTGAGCCTCTTCCCCAGCGCGTATTTCTGCCTGCCTCGGCTCCCCACGGGCCGCTTTGTCTAA